The following are encoded together in the Streptomyces rapamycinicus NRRL 5491 genome:
- a CDS encoding zinc-dependent alcohol dehydrogenase family protein, which produces MKTRYYHLPHLTGVDALRLDEREVPAPGPREVLVRMRAWSLNYRDLMIASNTYGRALKPDVVPLSDGAGEVVDAGSEVTRWREGDRVAGIFMPGWLSGPPAARKTAGALGGPADGVLAEYVLFDQEALVAAPAHLDFAETATLPCAAVTAWHAVAVTGGLAPGQTVLTLGSGGVSLFALQFAALGGARVLATSSDDAKLERLRSLGAADGVNYARTPDWGRVVAEATDGGVDHVVEVGGAGTLPQSLEAVRVGGRISLIGVLSRDGGADPSSVLLKGVTLQGMFVGSREMFEQMNRAIEHHRLRPVVDRAFPFADAPAAYRYFAGRGHFGKVVITDG; this is translated from the coding sequence ATGAAGACGCGCTACTACCACCTGCCGCACCTCACCGGCGTGGACGCCCTCCGGCTGGACGAGCGCGAGGTGCCCGCCCCCGGGCCGCGCGAGGTGCTGGTCCGGATGCGCGCCTGGTCGCTCAACTACCGGGACCTGATGATCGCGTCGAACACGTACGGACGAGCCCTGAAGCCCGATGTCGTACCGCTGTCGGACGGCGCGGGCGAGGTGGTGGACGCCGGTTCCGAGGTCACCCGGTGGCGGGAGGGCGACCGGGTCGCCGGGATCTTCATGCCCGGCTGGCTCTCCGGCCCGCCCGCCGCGCGGAAGACGGCGGGCGCACTGGGCGGCCCGGCGGACGGGGTACTCGCGGAGTACGTCCTCTTCGACCAGGAGGCCCTGGTCGCCGCCCCCGCGCATCTCGACTTCGCCGAGACCGCGACCCTGCCGTGCGCCGCGGTGACCGCATGGCACGCGGTGGCGGTCACCGGTGGGCTCGCCCCCGGCCAGACGGTGCTGACGCTGGGCAGCGGCGGAGTGTCCCTGTTCGCCCTGCAGTTCGCCGCGCTCGGCGGGGCGCGGGTGCTGGCCACCTCCAGCGACGACGCCAAACTGGAGCGGCTGCGCTCGCTCGGCGCCGCCGACGGCGTCAACTACGCGCGCACCCCCGACTGGGGCCGCGTGGTGGCCGAGGCGACCGACGGTGGTGTCGACCACGTCGTGGAGGTGGGCGGCGCGGGCACCCTGCCGCAGTCGCTGGAGGCCGTACGCGTCGGCGGGCGGATCAGCCTCATCGGCGTACTGTCCCGGGACGGCGGGGCCGACCCGTCCTCGGTGCTGCTCAAGGGGGTCACGCTGCAGGGGATGTTCGTGGGCAGCCGCGAGATGTTCGAGCAGATGAACCGCGCGATCGAGCACCACCGACTGCGCCCCGTCGTCGACCGCGCCTTTCCGTTCGCCGATGCGCCCGCCGCGTACCGGTACTTCGCGGGGCGGGGGCACTTCGGGAAGGTGGTCATCACGGACGGGTGA
- a CDS encoding MarR family winged helix-turn-helix transcriptional regulator, whose translation MTHSTPEAGKGPAVTGQEATVPVPTAAGGGPVSHAIFRLARLHRMLAGQLLRRIGLHPGQELVMMHLWELGPQRQTDLVRLLDSDAATMTRTVRRLEQAGFVRRSPSPTDKRATIIEPTVASQALRREVERIWSQLEDMSTAGLSGEERDAALRTLERLEGNLVQAATDAAGAAEAGR comes from the coding sequence ATGACGCACTCCACGCCGGAGGCCGGGAAGGGGCCTGCGGTGACGGGGCAGGAGGCCACTGTCCCGGTGCCGACCGCGGCCGGTGGCGGGCCGGTCAGTCACGCGATCTTCCGCCTGGCCCGGCTGCACCGCATGCTCGCCGGACAGCTGCTGCGCCGTATCGGCCTGCATCCGGGCCAGGAGCTGGTCATGATGCATCTGTGGGAGCTCGGCCCGCAGCGGCAGACCGACCTGGTGCGGCTGCTGGACTCCGACGCCGCCACCATGACCCGTACCGTCCGGCGCCTGGAACAGGCGGGTTTCGTCCGCCGCAGCCCCTCGCCCACCGACAAGCGCGCGACGATCATCGAACCCACGGTGGCCAGCCAAGCCCTGCGCCGCGAGGTCGAGCGGATCTGGAGCCAGTTGGAGGACATGTCGACGGCGGGCCTCTCCGGTGAGGAGCGGGACGCGGCCCTACGCACCCTGGAGCGCCTGGAGGGGAACCTCGTCCAGGCCGCGACGGACGCCGCGGGGGCGGCGGAGGCGGGGCGTTGA
- a CDS encoding alkene reductase, with the protein MTTPFDPIVLGGKHLANRVAMAPMTRSRAFGPGAEPTELMATYYAQRAGAGLIVTEGIQPSPVGQGYPDTPGLHTPGQVRAWRTVTEAVHREGGVIFAQLMHTGRVGHPSLPPDGLVPVGPSAVAATGQVFTHEGPKDFVTPRELSEADIRQTIADFADAARNAVEAGFDGVEIHGANGYLIHQFLAPNSNLRADGWGGDTEGRIRLAVEVTTAVTEAIGSHRVGLRISPGNPYNDIAEDTPDEIYLALLDRLAALDLAYLHLLEGPNRELTARLRKSWPGPFIINPFTHPDATGPEALKLIEDGTADMVAYGALFLANPDLPRRLAAGGPFNTPDKATFYGGDHRGYTDYPALTT; encoded by the coding sequence ATGACCACCCCCTTCGATCCGATCGTCCTGGGCGGCAAGCACCTGGCCAACCGCGTCGCGATGGCGCCGATGACCCGCAGCCGCGCCTTCGGGCCCGGCGCGGAGCCGACGGAGCTGATGGCGACGTACTACGCGCAGCGCGCCGGCGCCGGGCTGATCGTCACCGAGGGCATCCAGCCCTCTCCGGTCGGCCAGGGCTACCCCGACACCCCCGGCCTGCACACCCCCGGGCAGGTGCGGGCGTGGCGAACCGTGACCGAGGCCGTGCACCGGGAGGGCGGCGTGATCTTCGCGCAGTTGATGCACACCGGGCGGGTCGGACACCCGAGCCTGCCGCCCGACGGACTGGTGCCGGTGGGGCCGTCGGCGGTGGCCGCCACGGGCCAGGTCTTCACCCATGAGGGGCCGAAGGACTTCGTGACGCCGAGGGAACTGAGCGAGGCGGACATCCGGCAGACCATCGCCGACTTCGCCGACGCGGCCCGCAACGCGGTCGAGGCCGGGTTCGACGGAGTGGAGATCCACGGCGCGAACGGCTATCTGATCCACCAGTTCCTCGCGCCCAACTCCAACCTGCGCGCGGATGGCTGGGGCGGCGACACCGAGGGCCGGATCCGCTTGGCCGTCGAGGTCACCACGGCCGTGACCGAGGCGATCGGCAGCCACCGGGTCGGCCTGCGGATCTCGCCCGGGAACCCGTACAACGACATCGCCGAGGACACCCCGGACGAGATCTACCTCGCCCTGCTGGACCGGCTCGCCGCTCTGGACCTGGCCTATCTCCACCTGCTGGAAGGGCCGAACCGGGAACTGACCGCGCGGCTGCGGAAGTCGTGGCCGGGCCCGTTCATCATCAACCCGTTCACGCACCCCGACGCCACCGGGCCCGAGGCGCTGAAGCTGATCGAGGACGGAACCGCGGACATGGTCGCCTACGGGGCGCTGTTCCTGGCCAACCCCGACCTGCCCAGGCGGCTGGCTGCCGGGGGCCCGTTCAACACCCCCGACAAGGCAACGTTCTACGGCGGCGACCACCGGGGCTACACCGACTACCCGGCCCTCACCACCTGA
- a CDS encoding DUF397 domain-containing protein: MTDLKWRKSSFSTDVGAHCMELFTTSDGIRIRESDEPEAVIRTPPAALGVLIRAIKTGRLDRAFRARAGFQVQASSRALRAIEQRGRGQGTQGALPTAGPVGACAATATAPGGRCQSGARPGGTAPPGAPSENT; encoded by the coding sequence ATGACTGACCTCAAGTGGCGCAAGTCCTCCTTCAGCACGGACGTCGGCGCCCACTGCATGGAACTTTTCACCACCTCCGACGGCATTCGCATACGCGAGAGCGATGAGCCCGAAGCGGTGATCCGTACGCCCCCCGCCGCGCTCGGCGTCCTCATACGTGCCATAAAGACTGGCCGCCTCGACCGCGCCTTCCGAGCGCGGGCCGGATTTCAGGTGCAGGCATCGTCTCGCGCGCTTCGCGCGATTGAGCAGCGGGGCAGGGGGCAGGGGACGCAAGGCGCGTTGCCGACCGCCGGGCCGGTGGGGGCTTGCGCCGCGACGGCAACCGCGCCCGGTGGCCGATGCCAATCCGGAGCGCGGCCCGGCGGGACGGCCCCTCCGGGTGCCCCCTCCGAAAATACTTGA
- a CDS encoding ABC transporter ATP-binding protein, with protein sequence MTNTDTSPTEEATPHTDGLDARLVVDRGNFRLDLRLSAAPGEVVALLGPNGAGKTTALRALAGLTPLTEGALRLDGRTLEEPSHRLRTPPEHRPVGVVFQDYLLFPHLTALDNVAFGPRCHGVPKAEARAQAADWLDRMGLTDRAGAKPRALSGGQAQRVALARALATRPRLLLLDEPLAALDARTRLDVRAGLRRHLADFEAVAVLVTHDPLDAMVLADRLVVVEDGRTVQEGAPADISRRPRTDYIASLVGLNLYQGRADGHTVTLDGGTTITTTEDLTGPVFVAFPPAAVTLHRDRPESSARNLWRLEVAGMESHGDQIRVDLTGELPLLADLTTAAVAELSLHPGRTVWATLKATQTHAYPA encoded by the coding sequence ATGACCAACACGGACACCTCCCCCACCGAGGAGGCCACGCCGCACACCGACGGCCTCGACGCCCGGCTCGTCGTCGACCGGGGCAACTTCCGGCTCGATCTACGACTGTCGGCGGCGCCCGGCGAGGTGGTCGCCCTGCTCGGGCCCAACGGCGCGGGCAAGACCACCGCGCTGCGCGCCCTGGCCGGACTCACCCCGCTCACCGAGGGCGCGCTGCGGCTGGACGGCCGGACCCTGGAGGAGCCGTCGCATCGGCTGCGGACACCGCCCGAACACCGCCCGGTCGGCGTCGTCTTCCAGGACTATCTGCTCTTCCCGCACCTCACCGCGCTCGACAACGTGGCCTTCGGCCCGCGCTGCCACGGGGTGCCGAAGGCGGAGGCCCGCGCGCAGGCGGCCGACTGGCTGGACCGGATGGGCCTGACCGACCGCGCGGGCGCCAAACCCCGCGCCCTGTCCGGCGGCCAGGCCCAGCGGGTCGCCCTCGCCCGCGCCCTGGCCACCCGCCCCCGGCTGCTGCTCCTGGACGAGCCCCTGGCCGCGCTCGACGCCCGCACCCGCCTCGACGTGCGCGCCGGACTCCGCCGCCATCTGGCCGACTTCGAGGCGGTGGCCGTCCTGGTCACCCATGACCCGCTCGACGCGATGGTGCTGGCCGACCGGCTCGTGGTCGTGGAGGACGGCCGTACCGTCCAGGAGGGCGCCCCGGCGGACATCTCCCGCCGCCCCCGTACCGACTACATCGCCAGCCTCGTCGGCCTCAACCTCTACCAGGGCCGCGCCGACGGCCACACCGTGACGCTCGACGGCGGCACCACCATCACCACCACCGAGGACCTCACCGGCCCGGTCTTCGTCGCCTTCCCACCGGCCGCGGTCACCCTCCACCGCGACCGCCCCGAGTCCAGTGCGCGCAACCTGTGGCGGCTGGAGGTGGCCGGTATGGAGTCCCACGGCGACCAGATCCGCGTCGACCTCACCGGCGAACTCCCCCTCCTGGCCGACCTCACGACGGCGGCGGTAGCCGAACTGTCCCTCCACCCGGGCCGCACGGTCTGGGCCACGCTGAAGGCCACCCAGACCCACGCATATCCGGCGTGA
- a CDS encoding ABC transporter permease, which translates to MSGSKGRRWGTPRLRAGTPRLRAGVPLPLLLPALAGLVFLVLPLVALLVRAPWRSLPDQLTSVAVWQALRLSLITATAATAVALVLGVPLAWLLARARFPGRRLLRALVTLPLVLPPVVGGVALLLALGRNGIVGRWLDSAFGVTLPFTTAGVVVAEAFVAMPFLVISVEGTLRAADPRYEEAATTLGASRFTAFRRVTLPMVAPGVAAGAVLAWARALGEFGATITFAGNFPGRTQTMPLSVYLALQSDPAAAIALSLVLLAVSIAVLAGLRDRWMAAS; encoded by the coding sequence CTGAGCGGTAGCAAAGGGCGACGCTGGGGCACGCCCCGCCTCCGCGCGGGCACCCCCCGCCTCCGCGCGGGCGTCCCGCTGCCGCTCCTGCTCCCCGCCCTCGCGGGCCTGGTCTTCCTGGTGCTTCCGTTGGTCGCGCTGCTGGTCCGTGCGCCCTGGCGGAGCCTGCCCGACCAGCTGACCAGCGTCGCGGTGTGGCAGGCGCTCCGCCTCTCGCTGATCACCGCGACCGCCGCCACCGCCGTGGCGCTGGTCCTGGGCGTACCCCTGGCCTGGCTGCTGGCCCGCGCCCGCTTCCCCGGCCGCCGGCTGCTGCGCGCCCTGGTGACCCTGCCGCTGGTGCTGCCGCCCGTGGTGGGCGGTGTGGCGCTGCTGCTCGCGCTGGGCCGTAACGGGATCGTGGGCCGGTGGCTGGACTCGGCGTTCGGCGTGACGCTGCCGTTCACCACGGCGGGGGTGGTGGTCGCGGAGGCGTTCGTGGCGATGCCGTTCCTCGTGATCAGCGTCGAGGGCACGCTGCGGGCGGCCGATCCGCGTTACGAGGAGGCCGCTACCACGCTCGGCGCCTCGCGCTTCACCGCGTTCCGGCGCGTCACCCTGCCGATGGTGGCGCCCGGTGTGGCGGCCGGGGCGGTGCTGGCATGGGCGCGGGCGCTGGGCGAGTTCGGCGCCACGATCACCTTCGCGGGCAACTTCCCCGGCCGTACGCAGACGATGCCGCTGTCGGTCTATCTCGCCCTCCAGAGCGACCCGGCCGCCGCGATCGCGCTCAGCCTCGTCCTGCTCGCCGTCTCCATCGCGGTCCTGGCCGGGCTGCGCGACCGCTGGATGGCCGCCTCATGA
- the modA gene encoding molybdate ABC transporter substrate-binding protein: MTTRSVTGSRPRVRWTYRAVGGFALAVVALTACSSGDSDDSSKKSSSGSGSSSENLSGTVTVFAAASLKESFTALGKTFEKEHPGTKVSFNFGGSDALAASITSGAPADVFAAASPKTMKTVTDAKDAKGTPATFVRNQLEIATLQGNPKKIKTLKDLTRSGLKVALCAKEVPCGSAAQKALTAAKLKLTPVSYEQDVKGALTKVQLKEVDASVVYKTDVKAAGGKVAGVEFPESKQAINDYPIAPLKNAPNAEAATAFIDLVKSAQGQKVLGQAGFLKP, from the coding sequence ATGACGACCCGTTCCGTTACCGGATCCCGACCCCGAGTCCGTTGGACCTACCGTGCGGTGGGCGGTTTCGCGCTCGCCGTGGTGGCGCTCACCGCCTGCTCCTCCGGTGACTCCGACGACTCCTCCAAGAAGTCCAGCTCCGGTTCCGGTTCCTCCTCAGAGAACCTGTCCGGCACGGTGACCGTGTTCGCGGCGGCCTCGCTGAAGGAGAGCTTCACCGCGCTGGGCAAGACCTTCGAGAAGGAGCACCCGGGCACCAAGGTCTCCTTCAACTTCGGCGGCAGCGACGCCCTCGCGGCCAGCATCACGTCCGGCGCGCCCGCCGACGTCTTCGCCGCCGCGAGCCCGAAGACCATGAAGACCGTCACCGACGCCAAGGACGCGAAGGGCACCCCGGCCACCTTCGTCCGCAACCAGCTCGAGATCGCGACCCTCCAGGGCAACCCGAAGAAGATCAAGACGCTCAAGGACCTCACCCGCTCCGGGCTGAAGGTCGCGCTGTGCGCCAAGGAGGTGCCGTGCGGCTCGGCGGCCCAGAAGGCGCTGACCGCGGCCAAGCTCAAGCTCACGCCCGTCTCGTACGAGCAGGACGTCAAGGGCGCGCTGACCAAGGTGCAGCTGAAGGAGGTCGACGCCTCCGTCGTCTACAAGACCGATGTGAAGGCGGCGGGCGGCAAGGTCGCGGGCGTGGAGTTCCCCGAGTCGAAGCAGGCCATCAACGACTATCCGATCGCCCCGCTGAAGAACGCCCCCAACGCGGAGGCGGCCACGGCCTTCATCGACCTGGTGAAGTCCGCACAGGGCCAGAAGGTGCTCGGCCAGGCAGGTTTCCTCAAGCCGTGA
- a CDS encoding TOBE domain-containing protein → MHTYRIGEAAALMGVSVDTLRRWVDSGRLTAERDEQGRRIIPGPALAAFAREVAGGTDRDHPGSSARNRFSGIVTEVILGDVSAQVEIQAGPFRVVSMISRESAEELKLEPGVPAVAVIKSTNVVVETP, encoded by the coding sequence ATGCATACGTACCGGATCGGTGAGGCCGCGGCCCTGATGGGGGTCAGCGTCGACACCCTGCGGCGCTGGGTCGACAGCGGACGGCTGACCGCCGAACGGGACGAGCAGGGGCGCCGGATCATCCCGGGCCCGGCGCTCGCCGCGTTCGCCCGCGAGGTCGCCGGCGGCACGGACCGCGACCACCCCGGCTCCTCGGCCCGCAACCGCTTCTCGGGGATCGTCACCGAGGTGATCCTCGGCGATGTGTCGGCGCAGGTGGAGATCCAGGCGGGCCCGTTCCGCGTGGTGTCCATGATCAGCCGGGAGTCGGCGGAGGAGCTGAAGCTGGAGCCGGGCGTTCCGGCCGTCGCCGTGATCAAGTCGACCAACGTGGTCGTGGAAACGCCGTGA